The following nucleotide sequence is from Pseudonocardia sp. C8.
GAGCCCGGCGCCGGGAGTCGCGGCATCTCCCTGTTCCTCGTGGACGCCCGCGTCCCCGGCTTCACGGTCACCCGCGTGCTCGACAAGATCGGCCAGCATGGATCCGACACCAGCGAGCTGTCGTTCGTGGGGGTGCGTCTGCCCGCGTCCGCGCTGCTCGGCGAACCGGGCCGAGGCTTCGCCATGATGATGGAGCAGCTCCCGCAGGAGCGGCTGTTCGCCGGCGTCATGGCCGTCGGCGCGATGACCCAGGCGGTGGCGCTCACCGTCGACTACACCTCGCAACGACGGGCATTCGGGGCGCCGCTCTCCGACCTGCAGAACACCCGCTTCGAAGTGGCCGAGTGCGCGACCCTCACCGAGGTGGCCCGCACCTTCGTCGACGACGCCATCGTCCGTCACCTCGACGACAGCCTCGACCTGGCGGCTGCTGCCATGGTCAAGTTGTGGACCACCGACGTGCAGGGACAGGTCGTCGACCGTTGCCTGCAGCTGTTCGGGGGCTACGGCTACATGCGGGAGTACCCCATCGGCCGGCTCTGGGTCGACGCACGCGCGCAGCGCATCTACGGCGGGAGCAACGAGATCATGAAGGAGTTGATCACGCGGTCCCTGCTGCCCACACCGGCCCGGCGAGGATGACGATGTCCACCCCGCTACGCCACTCTCTGCGCGTCGACCACCCCCCGGGCGTGTTCTCGCGGCCGTCGAACGTGCCGGTGCGGGACGAGGCAGCCACGCCGGTCTGCGGGCGACGTTGATCCTGGTCAGGCGGCGGGATCGCGCAGGAAGATGCCCGAGCCGGGTTTGGGTGAGAAGAACGTGCTCTTGGCCGGCACCACCTCGCCGGCGTCGGCGATCGCGAGAAGGGTCTCGAGCTCCGGCGCGGGCAGCGCGATCAGAACTCCGCCGTCCGCGTCGCACGCGGCGACGAGGTCCTCGAGCGGGGCGCGGGCCAGTTCCACCTCGGTGCCCGGGGGTAGCCGGTCGAGCACGCGGTCGTGAAGCAGCGAGACGTCCAGACCCTGCGCCCCGGGCGGCCGGTGACCGGAATACCTCGCGACGTACCAGCGGCGGTCGAGGTTGACCGCGATGCCCGACGCCAGCGCCTCCTGCGCGCCGGCCGCCGGGCGGACGTCGAAGCTCGCCTCGAGCAGGCCGCGCACCAGCGCGGAGTCGACCGGGCCCGCCACCCGCCGGTCGAAGGAGGCCAGCCGCAGCCCGTCGAGCGGGTAGGCCACGCACAGCACGCCGCGGCGCACGGGCGGCCCGGAGCGGGCCCAGACCTCGAGGCTGGCCGCCACCCGGTGGTGCCCGTCGGCGATGTAGTGGGTGGCGGCGCCCAGCTCCCGGCACAGCTGCGTGGTCTGCGGGCCCTCCGGAACCCGCCATATCGTGTGGCGCGAGCCGTCGGGCCCGGCGACGTCGCGCGTCGGCGACATCTCGATCGCCCTTGCCAGCGTGGCCAGCACGTGCGGCCCCGCCCGATGCAGCGTGCTCACCAGCTCCACCCGCTGCGGCGCCGTCGCGAGGTATCGCGCCAGCCCGTCGACCCGGCACGGCTGCACCGACTCGTGACCGCGTACCTGCCCGTCGAGGAACGCCTGGGGTCTGATGTCGCAGACGATGCCGGTGTGCTCGCCGTGCGGCGTGGCCTGGCGGTAGACGTAGAGCGCCGGGGGCATCGGCTCGTAGGCGTCCGCGCGCACCGGGCGGGACGCCGATCCCGCGGCGACCGCGGCCTCCGACATGGCCCCGACCTCCTCGGCGGCGGCCTCGGCGCGGACCAGCCACCCGGTGAACGGGCGTACGAGCTCGGCGCCACGGGCCGTCTTCCGCCCGGCCGGACCGGCTCGCGTGACCTCGGTGGCCGGGGGAGTGGGCGCGCGCGTCACGTGGACCCCGTTCCGATCGAAACCGTGCCGGTCGACCCGGGGCCGGCGGAGTCGAGGGCGACGAGCGAGCTGCCCAGCACTTCGGGGATCGCATCGAGGTGCGCGAGCAGGTCGGTGGGCACGGTGCCGGCCAGGTCCATCGTGGCGACAGCAGCCTCGCCGCCTGCGAAGATCCGGTTCTGCATGTGCTCGACGTTGAGCCCGGCCTCGCGCAGCAACTCGAGCACCCTGGCCAGCACACCGACCTTGTCGAGGTGACGCACGGTGAGTGTGGCGCTGCCCAGACCGCGCGGTGCGAGGTTGACGCAGTTGCGCGCCTCGCCGGCCGCGAACGCGTCGACGATCTCCACGACCCCCGCGGCGACGGCGGCCTGGGCCTGTGCGGTGGAGGCTCCGATGTGGTGGGTGGCCACGACCCCGGGGTGCCTGGCGAGCGGGGAGTCCCACTCGGCGGCGCCCGAGCCCGGCTCGTCGGCGAACACGTCGAGGCCGGCGCGGACGTGGCCGGCATCCAGCGCCGCGAGCAGCGCCGCCTCGTCGACCACCTCACCGCGCGAGGTGTTCACGAGGATCGCGCCGGGCTTCATCGCGGCCAGGAAGTCGCCGTCCACCAGGTTGCAGGTCTCCGGCGACGACGGCACGTGCAGGCTCACCACGTCGGCGGCGGCGAGCAGCTGCGCGAGCGAGCCGTGGCACACCACGTCGAGTTCGGCCAGCCGGTCGAGGGTGGCTCGGCTGCGACCGGGGCGGTCCAGGCAGCAGATCCGCATCCCGAACCCGGCCGCCCGCTCGGCCACGGCGAGGCCGATCGAGCCCAGGCCGACGATGCCGAGGGTGCTGCCGAACAACCCGTTGGCCTTGCTGTAGGTCGCCTTCGCCCAGCGGCCCTGCCGCGCGTCGGCCACGTTGTCGGCGATCCGGCGGTCGAGCGCCAGGATCAACCCCATGGTGAGCTCGGCAACCGCGACCGAGTTGCGGCCGGGCACGTTGGACACCACGACCCCGTTCCGGGCCGCGGCCTCGACGTCGATGGTGTTGGTTCCGGCGCCGGCCCGGATCACCAGGGCGAGCTTGTCGGCGGCCTCGAACACCGCCCGGTTGACCTTGGTGCTGCGGACCACCAGCCCGTCGACGCCGGCGATCCGGCCCGGCAGTTCCGCGCTGGTCAGCGTCGGCTCCACCGAGCAACGATGCCCCCGTGACTCGAGTTCGGCGGTGGTCCGGTCGGCGACCGAGTCGGCGAACAGCAGGTGCATGGGCGGACACCCTTCACGACGTCAGGGCCCGATCGGCGGGTGCCCGGCCGAGCCGACAAGGCTAACTTCCGGCGGCCGCGCTCGGAAGCCCCATGTCGTGCGTCGCGGCGGTGCCGGAGCCGTCCGGCGCCGACCGGAGACGCTCCCGGCGTTGCGTGGCCTGTGCGGGGTACGACCGTGCGCCGGTTCCCGCCGATCTGCTAGAGGGCACGCATGTCGGTGTCGCGACGGTCGCGTAGCGGTATCACGGCGACCACGGTGACCGCGCCGAGGACCGCGAGGTACCACGGGAACACGCCGCTGAGCCCCTTGCTGGTCAGCCACTCGATGAGCAGCGGTGCCGTCCCGCCGAAGAGCGCGACGCCGAGGCCGTAGGGCAGGCCGGAACCGACGGCGCGGACCTCGGTGGGGAACTGCTCGGCCATGACCGTCGGCCCGATCGCCGCGTAGCAGGCGAAGACGAGCAGCGCGGTGGTCTGGACCAGCACCTGGGAGACGAACGTCGGCTGCAGGACGGCGAACAGCGGTACCGCGCCGACGGCGACGGCGGCCCCGAAGGCGAGCACGAAGGCGCGGCGACCGTGGCGATCGGAGAGTGCACCGATGAACGGCAGGGCCACGGTCATCACGACCAGGGCGATGATGCCCGCGGTGAGCGCCGGAGCGGCAGGCATGCCCTGGCTCCGGAGGTGGACGGGCAGGTACGAGGCGAAGGTGTAGTACCAGACCCCGGTGAGGCCGGAGAGCACGAACAGGCGGACCACGGCGCCGGGGTGGCGGCGGAGCAGCTGCCGCGCCGGGGTCGTGTTCCGGCCGGGGCGGACGGCGCGGAACGCCTCGGTCTCGGCCATCCGGCGGCGCAGGACGAGCGCCACGAGCCCGAGTGCACCGCCGAGCAGGAACGGGATCCGCCAGCCCCAGGAGGCCAGCTGCTGCTGGCCGAGCAGGCCGGTCAGTGCGAGCGAGGTCCCGATCGCCGCGAGCGCGCCGAGGTTGGCCGAGATGTAGAGGAGGCTTCCGTAGCGCCCCCGCTTGTCGGTCGGGGCGTACTCGGCGAGATAGGTGGCCACGCCCGCGAACTCACCCCCGGTGGACATGCCCTGCAGGGCGCGGGCCAGCAGGAGGACGGCGGGCGCGGCCAGGCCGACCTGTTCGTAGGTGGGTGCGGCTCCGATGAGGACGGCGCCGGAGGCCATGAGGAGCATGGACACGACCAGGCCGGTGCGACGCCCGTGGCGGTCGGCGAGGGCGGCGAGAACGACACCGCCGAGTGGCCGGAAGAAGAAGCCGACACCGAAGATCGCGAGGGTCCCGAGCAACGCGGCGGTGCGGTCGCCGGCCGGGAAGAACTGCAGGGACAGCAGCGCGGCGAACTGGGCGTAGATCAGCCAGTCGAACCACTCCAGCGCGTTGCCGACGCAGGCGGTGAACAGGGCACGGGTGCGGCCGGGGCGGGTCGGTGGCGACGTCCGGGTCGTCGGGGCGGGCACGGTCCTGTCGTCGGTCATGGCTTCTCCGGGTGTGTGTCGAGTGGTTCCCGATGGGCGTCGCCCGCGTCGCCGAAGGCGGTCCAGCCGCCGTCGACGGGCAGGA
It contains:
- a CDS encoding acyl-CoA dehydrogenase family protein — encoded protein: MARSKTRRWMDAECAQLSALADEFFTREAVPRAAKWEAQRHVDREFWTLAGGVGLLSCSVPTEFGGSGGSVAHDLAVIDAQARVTDYAFGGAVHSGVVTHYLLDYGTDEQKRRWLPSMVTGETVGAIALTEPDAGSDLKALRTRAVRDGDDWVLDGSKTFITNGSIADLVVVAAVTEPGAGSRGISLFLVDARVPGFTVTRVLDKIGQHGSDTSELSFVGVRLPASALLGEPGRGFAMMMEQLPQERLFAGVMAVGAMTQAVALTVDYTSQRRAFGAPLSDLQNTRFEVAECATLTEVARTFVDDAIVRHLDDSLDLAAAAMVKLWTTDVQGQVVDRCLQLFGGYGYMREYPIGRLWVDARAQRIYGGSNEIMKELITRSLLPTPARRG
- a CDS encoding DUF1015 family protein → MTRAPTPPATEVTRAGPAGRKTARGAELVRPFTGWLVRAEAAAEEVGAMSEAAVAAGSASRPVRADAYEPMPPALYVYRQATPHGEHTGIVCDIRPQAFLDGQVRGHESVQPCRVDGLARYLATAPQRVELVSTLHRAGPHVLATLARAIEMSPTRDVAGPDGSRHTIWRVPEGPQTTQLCRELGAATHYIADGHHRVAASLEVWARSGPPVRRGVLCVAYPLDGLRLASFDRRVAGPVDSALVRGLLEASFDVRPAAGAQEALASGIAVNLDRRWYVARYSGHRPPGAQGLDVSLLHDRVLDRLPPGTEVELARAPLEDLVAACDADGGVLIALPAPELETLLAIADAGEVVPAKSTFFSPKPGSGIFLRDPAA
- a CDS encoding phosphoglycerate dehydrogenase translates to MHLLFADSVADRTTAELESRGHRCSVEPTLTSAELPGRIAGVDGLVVRSTKVNRAVFEAADKLALVIRAGAGTNTIDVEAAARNGVVVSNVPGRNSVAVAELTMGLILALDRRIADNVADARQGRWAKATYSKANGLFGSTLGIVGLGSIGLAVAERAAGFGMRICCLDRPGRSRATLDRLAELDVVCHGSLAQLLAAADVVSLHVPSSPETCNLVDGDFLAAMKPGAILVNTSRGEVVDEAALLAALDAGHVRAGLDVFADEPGSGAAEWDSPLARHPGVVATHHIGASTAQAQAAVAAGVVEIVDAFAAGEARNCVNLAPRGLGSATLTVRHLDKVGVLARVLELLREAGLNVEHMQNRIFAGGEAAVATMDLAGTVPTDLLAHLDAIPEVLGSSLVALDSAGPGSTGTVSIGTGST
- a CDS encoding MFS transporter, with product MTDDRTVPAPTTRTSPPTRPGRTRALFTACVGNALEWFDWLIYAQFAALLSLQFFPAGDRTAALLGTLAIFGVGFFFRPLGGVVLAALADRHGRRTGLVVSMLLMASGAVLIGAAPTYEQVGLAAPAVLLLARALQGMSTGGEFAGVATYLAEYAPTDKRGRYGSLLYISANLGALAAIGTSLALTGLLGQQQLASWGWRIPFLLGGALGLVALVLRRRMAETEAFRAVRPGRNTTPARQLLRRHPGAVVRLFVLSGLTGVWYYTFASYLPVHLRSQGMPAAPALTAGIIALVVMTVALPFIGALSDRHGRRAFVLAFGAAVAVGAVPLFAVLQPTFVSQVLVQTTALLVFACYAAIGPTVMAEQFPTEVRAVGSGLPYGLGVALFGGTAPLLIEWLTSKGLSGVFPWYLAVLGAVTVVAVIPLRDRRDTDMRAL